The genomic stretch AAAACAAGTaacagaatggaaataaatacatatctatccataagtaatttgaatgtaaatggactagatgttccaatcaaaagacatagggtaacagaatggattaaaaaaaacaaacaaacaaaaaaacaagactaaTCTCTATGTTGCCTACgggagattcattttagacctaaagacatctgcagattgaaagtgagaggatggagaaacatctatcatgcaaatggatgtcaaaagaaaacaagagtagcaatacttatgctggacaaaacagacttaaaacaaagattgtaacaaggaACTAAGGGCACTGTATAATAATAATgtggacaatccaacaagaagatataacaattgtaaatatttatatacccaacatgggagcacccaaatatataaaaccatttataataaacataaaggaaacaattaatagtaatacagtaataataataggggactttaacaccataCATACACTGaaggacagatcatccaaacagaaaatcagctaggaaacagtggctttgggtgacacactggaccagataaatttaacagaaatattcagaacattccatcctaaaacagaatacacatttttttcaagtacacatggaacattctccagaatagatcacatattagcccacaaaacaagtctAAACAAAGTAGAAGATCGAAGTCTTAtcatgcattttgttttttaccacaatgctttgaaactagaaatcaaccacaagaaaaaatctggaaagacgacaaatacatggaggttaaatgagatgcaactacatcaaaaactaatgatgtaatgtatggtgattaacataacataataaaaaaataaataaaataaaatcaatgagaaaatgaaaaaaaatgagatgcaACTAAATGatgaatgggtcaaagaagaaaacaaagaagaaataaaaaaattacatggaaacaagtgaaaatgaaaccataacagttcaaaatctttgagatgaagcaaaagcagttctaagaggaaagtttatagcaatacaggcctacctcaagaagcaagaaagatttCAAGTAAACAACCttactttacacctaaaggagctagaaaaagaacaacaaacaaaacccaaaacaaacagaaggaaggaaatataaaaaactagaatagaaataaataatatagaaactaaaaaagcaatagaacagatcaatgaaacctggagctggttctttggaaataattaataaaattaataaatttctagccagacttatcaaaaagaaaagagaaaggacccaaataaataaaatcacaaatgagagaggagaaataacaaccaacaccacagaaatacaatctaagagaatattatgaaaaactatatgttaACACATTGGATAACCCAGAAGAAactgataaatttctagaaacatataaattactgaaactgaaacaggaaaaaataaaacacttgaacagactgataaccagtaaagaaattgtatcagtaatcaaaaaattcccaacaaatgaaagtccaggaccagatggctttacagataaatgctaccaaacatttaaagaaaagttaacacctattcttcttaaactattccaaaatatagaaaaggaaggaaaatttccaaatttattctatgaggccagcattaccctgataccaaaaccagataaagactccattaaaaaagagaactataggctaATAACCTgattaacatagatgcaaaatttctcaataaaaaaCTAGCAacctgaatccaacaatacattgaaaaaattaCTCACCATaatcatgtgggatttattcctgggatgcaaaggtggctcaatatttgcaaatcaatcaaaatgatacattatatcaataagagaaaagataaccatatgatcatttcaaaagatgcagaaaaagcatttgacaaagtacagcatccattcatgataaaaaccttcaaataaagtaggtttagagggaacatacctcaaaataataaaagccatatatgaaaaacccacagctaacatcatccttaaagggggaaaaactgagaccatTTCCCcgaaggtcaggaacaagacaaggatgcccactcttaccacttttattcaaatagTACTGGAAGTTTTAGCActgcaattagacaacaaaaagaaataaaaggcacttaAATTTGTTAGGAAgtagtaaaattttcactatttacagatgatatgatactctatctagaaaacccaaaagactactagaactgataaacaaattcaataaagttgcaggatacaagatcaatgtacagaaatctgttgcatttctatacagtaataatgaagcagcagaaagagaaatttaaaaaacaatctcatttacaattgcaccaaaataataaaatatctagggataaacttaaccaaaggggtaaaagacctgtactctgaaaactataaaacattgatgaaagaaattcaagattacacaaagaaatggaaagacatcccatgttcatggatttgagatataaatattgttaaaatgtccatactacccaaagctatctacagatttaatgcaatccataccaaaataccaaaagcatttttcacagaactagaacaaacaatcctaaaatttttatggaactataaaagaccctgagtagccaaagcaatcttgaaaatgaaaaacaaaattggagatACCATAATtgcagacttcaagttatattagaAAGTGGTAGTAATCAAAAccatatggtattggcataatgatagacacatagatcagtggaacagaatagaaagccctaGAAAGCccataaataaacccacaattgtatggtcaattaatcttcaacaaaggagacaagaatatgcaataggaaaaagtctcttcaacaaatggtgctgagagaACTGGAGagctccatgcaaaagaatgaaactgaaccactttcttacaccacacacagaaataaacttAGAATGGATTAAAGCCCTAAATATGAGATGTGAAACATAacaatcctagaagagaacatggAAAATAATGACTCTGACATCAGTAgtggcaatatttttctagatatgtctcctcgcaagggaaataaaagcaaaaataaactattaggactacatcaaaacaaaaagcttctgcagagtgaaagaaacaatcaataaaactaaaagataacctactgaatgggaaaagatatttgcaaatgatacatatGGTAAAGGGtctgtttccaaaatatataaggaacttatacaaatcaacacccaaaaaccaactAATCTATCTTAAATATTGGccaaagatatgaacagacacttctccaaggaagacatccagatggcaaacagacacatgaaaagatgctccatatcactcatcaccaaggaaatgcaaatcaaaactacactgacatactacctcatacctgtcagaatcactaaaatgaaaaacacaagaaacaactgttggtgaggatgtggagaaaaaggaacacactcttacactgttggtgggaatgcaaactggtgcagccactgtggaaaacagtatggaggttcatcaaaaatgcaaaaaataaaactaccctacaatccagtaattgcactactgggtatttacccccaaaatgcaaaaacactaactcagatgaatatatgcatccctatatctattgcagcattatttacaaaagccattTTATGGAAGCAGagcaagtgtccatggataggtgaattgataaagaagaagtggtgtatatacatatatatgtacaatggaatattagtcagccataaataagaatgaaatcttgtcatttgaaatgacatgaatggaactagacaGTATTATAGTGAATggaataaatcagtcagagaaagacaaataccatgtgatttcactcatatgtggaatttaagaaacaaatgagcaaaagaaaaaaaggagagggggagagacaaatcaagaaatagactcttatagagaacaaactgatagttatcagaggggagatgggttggggggatgggtgaaataggtgatgaggagtaaggagggcacttgtcacgacgagcactgggtgatgtatggaattgttgaatcacaatattgtacacctgaaactaatataacactgtatgttaattatactggaattaaaaaaacacacacacacaaaatgatatcacctcacacctgtcacaatggctaaaatcaaaaatacaagaaacaagtgttggtgaggatgtagagaaaaaggaacactcatgcactgttggtgggaatacaaactgatgcagccactgtggaaaacagtatggaggttcctcaaaaagttaaaaaacagaactaccctacaattcagtaattgcactattgggtacttacaaaaaaaaaaaaacccacaaaaacgtTAATTCCAAAGGAtaatgcacccccatgtttattgcagcattatttacaatagccaaattatggaatcagcccaagtgtctatcaagtaactaatgaatcactgaacaatatatcaaaaactaatgatgttctatatgttggctaatggaatttaaaaaatagatgaatgcatgaagatgtggtatatataaacaaaatgattAGCTTTTAACATATCTCCTTAAGTAGTTTTTACTTGTTTTGCTGTAGAACAAGTGAACAAATATGTGTCtgattatttaacatttaacattattttaaatatttaacattatttaacattattttaaactgtaaagatatattttatcaaGTTTATACTGACAAAACCAAGAATGTGAATTAAAAGATGAAAGTAATGGTCATGTACAAATGAATACTTCAACCTTAGCAAGGAATGGACAGCTCTCTTCCTATTCTACATTTTGAGATACCCCTGCTCTGTCCATTTCTCTGGCCCACTTCCCCTGTGCCCCTCCTTAGCATTCCCACTATAGTTTGTACCCATTTATATTTCAGAGTctacagtttgtttgtttttatttgtctgcttCTAACATAAGGTTATGAAATCCATGATTATGACAAACAATGTTTCATTGGTCTTTGAATATCCAGGGCAAAGAACACTTATGTCAATATGGTGGACAGAACTATCTGCTatcataataaattaatattttatagacaACACAGATAGGAAAAATGCACACTTGTAATAGGGACTTGATATAGTGGATGCTATTTTTGTAGGTATAATTTCTATGACTTTTGAGATTAGCTTTCAAGCAAACTTTTTGGGAACTGTGAGGCTTTCTGGGATAATCtcattaacaaaaaaattttagcaGCCCCACCAGCTATCTAGCAAAATTCTCATTATAAAGCCTGACTTAGCACAGTGTTTTTAACAGCACCTCAGTCATGCATGTGATATAACTTTAAGATTTACAAGATATGCTCAAAATTCACATTAgtatttcttaatgttttcatttatattgtaTCATCTTTTACTCAAACtcaatttaaaggaaattttatatcAGTACTGAAAATACAAAACATGCATTACATgctatggtaaatatttttaaaaattaatttcacgaGTGACAGGGGCCAAACCATGGTGGAGAAGGCTCAAAAGAGTGTAAAGATTGCTCCTGAAGAAGTTGTGTATGTAGAAAGTGAAATCTGGGGTGATGTAACTGTAAGATCTAGGACAGCGATCCACTCTAAAGCACAAATTATTGCAGAAGCCAAGCCAATAGTGACTGGTGAAGGTAACCTAACAGAAGAACAGGTGCTTATCATAAATGCTCACCCTGATAATATCACCCCTAATGCTAAAGACCCATAACTGAAACCTATGATCATTGGCACCAATAATGTGTTTGAAATTGGCTATTATTCCCAAGCCATGAAAATGGGAGATAGTAATGTTATTGTATCAAAAGCATATGTGAACAGAAATGTAATATTGACAAGTGGTTGCATCATTGCAGTTTGTTGCAACCTGAATATGTTTGAGGTCATCCCTGAGAATAGAGTGATCAATGGTGCAGACTGCCTTTGTGGTGTGCAGACTGAGCAATCACAGCCCCAAATACTACAGCTGGATTTCCTGATAAAAATCTTGCCAAACTACCACCACCTAAAGAAGACTATGAAAGGGAGCTCAACTCCAGTAATGTGTGAAGACAACAGTGAGATACCTCCTAAGGACTTGGTAATAAGATACCCCCCGAGAGTAAAACTAATTAAATCAACATGTGGTGAGGAAGTATCAGTTTATCAAGACTTGCAGTGGTTCGGGAAGAACATACCTTGAGACTCACCACTTTGGGCACTAATTGCAAGCTTAACTGAACCATCCTTTGATTTGCTAATATGGCCTCCACACTAAAATTCAGGGAAAGAAGGAACTCTGGATGAGAGCACCAGAATTCCATTCTGCACACAGTACATTTAGAGAAGCTTTCTGATTTATACATTAGTCTTATATGAATTTACTTTGTATAGCTCAGCCCCCAAGTCTGTCAATTTAGTCTATGAATTCTAAATATTCTGATAAAATAGTTTCTGACCCTTTAggacaaagaacaaatcaaacCTAGACTGTATTGTGCAAACTTCACTCTGTGGGGCTTCTCCATAGACAGGCTACCAGCCTTCTCTTATTAACAATCTCTATCTTACTGAGACTGAACTCAAACTTCATCACAGACATTCTAGGGAGTTATGCTAAGTGGTAGGACAAACCCTGACATGCTTGTGACATAAAAAGTAGCAActggcaggaagaagaaagaaaccatttTATCATAGTGTCTTACTGCAATATGGTGATAGCTCTTGGGTCAAGATGATAGATTTTCACCAGTTGAATAGTATCAAGTTTAGAGAAGTTACTTTACACTGCTCTCTTATTCATCAGTGAACACACACTATACTAATTATCTATGCTGCATAGAAAATCGCATCCAAATGTAGCAACTTAATACAgtgaacatttattatcttacacaGTTTTGGAAGGTCAAATCTAGGAATGATGTAGCTGGTGGTTCTGGCTCAGTGTGTCTCATGAAGTTCCTCTCAAGAAGTCAGTcagacctgggcgcctgggtggctcagatgattgagcgtctgccttcggctcgggtcatgatctcagggtcctgggatcgagtcccacgtcaggcttcctgctccttgggagcctgcttctccctctgcctctctctctctctctgtctctcatgaataaataaatttaaaaaaaatcttaaaaaaaaaaaaagaagtcagacctgcctgcagtcatctgaagactTGACTGGGGCTGGATAATCCACTGGCAGGAGGCCTCGGTTCCATACCACGTAAGCCTCTCCACTGGACTGTTGGGTAtcctcatgacatggcagctggttTCCCTCAGCTTCCTTCAGATCCAAGAGAGGAAGGACCTTGTCTCTAAAGTTGCACAAGATCACTtccacttcattttatttcttagaagcaagtcactaagtccATCTCACACTCAAAGGGGAGGGGATTAAGCTCCACCTTTTAAATGGAGGGGCATCCAAGAATTCATGTTCATATTCTAAAACCaccagcacatacacacacatccatttATACCGAGATGTCTCACTAGTACACTGTCCACATCTCTCAAGGGTCTCCATATTGGGGAAGATGGGTTCAGGAAGGACTTCTCTTTATTAATGGGAATGGCACATGACATCATCAGAGGTCTTATAACCTATAAACACTATCTTCTTAGAAATTTAGACTACTTGTCCCTAAATGTATCACATATTTCATTAAGCACAAGTTTAACTTCTCTCGGCTGagtagaaattattataaataaaaattctgaaggataaaaaatttaattcaatgaaataaaaaactataaaagtttaaaaattaagaatgaaatataaatgataaacttAATTGATTTCCCTTTTACTAAAAACTCTGGAAATGCTttgttatttaatcttcaaaactgtcatttaatttatttttttttcaaagatttatttatttactttagagagagagagtgcgggggggggaggggcaaagggtgagggaccgagaatcttaagcagacactgtgctgagtgtagagccagaggtggggctccatctcaggaccctgagatcatggcctgagccaaaaccaagaatcataggcttaaccgactgtgccacctagcTGCCCCCATTTTAAACTTTGTGTACCACTCAATTCATCTTGGTTGCTGCCCCTTGCCTGAGTGCCACtttcagaaaaaaggaaagggaatattTAGACAAAAGAACAAGCACTTTGAAATTAGACAGATTTGGGATTTAATCCTAATACTTGCAATCTATTGCTACCCAACATTGTAAACTATAAAAATCCCCACTACTCTTCATTATAGAGgaataaataaacatgtaaagCAATTAGTACAGTGCCTAATAAATAGCAAACTCAGAAACACCAGCTATAATTGTCATTACTGTTCAATAACAGAAAAGAACATTAATGTTTCTAGATTTGAGCTTTAGACATTTGCCACACATATTCTCAGATGTTTACATCCCTTGTTTCTTGTCAAAAACACTTAGTCCCAGAGAAGTTACGTGACTCATTTTCTTGTGGATCCTACTTTCTAATTTCCTACTGAACCCCCAGCCTATATTCCACTCTACCTCCAGCTATTACAAACTACTCCAAGTTCCCTGAACCCAGCAAGCTCTCTTTCACCTCCACATTCATTCTTCCATCTGTACACACACATGCTGGATGATTCTCCATTTGTTAATCAAGCTTTGATTTCTCCACCATTTAAAAGTTTGAGTCCCTTTGTTCATTGTATATCTCTCCACACTAAAACGAAATATTAACAGGAGCAGGGAATCTGACTGTTGTGCTCTCAACTATATCCCCAAAGCCTGAAAGATCTATAGTAAGtgatccataaatatttattgaaataattactTGACCCTTGAACCAGCCTAGGATACACAGTCTGCTCCATATAGGGCTTCCACTTGAACTCTGGGAAACATGGAAACTGGCAGACTTAGGGAAGGCTCATGATCCAAGGAGGCAATACAGCTAAGGCTTCAGGCTTCTAGATTCAGAACAGGATGGAATTCTACCTCTATCTCTTACAAGTGTATGGCTTTGGGGATGCTTCTCTACTTTTGTCagccttaatttcctcttcttgttaGTTATGCTAATGAGCTATTTGCAACTGATCaacactttcattcattcattcattcagcacacaCTTATTGAATGTCTCCTATACTGACCGGCACTGCTTTGGGTGTCAAGGGTAAGTCATAAACAAGTTACATCTGTCAGTTCACAGTCTAATGACCAAGCAGACAAGTATCTGTCTGTTT from Neomonachus schauinslandi chromosome X, ASM220157v2, whole genome shotgun sequence encodes the following:
- the LOC110571140 gene encoding LOW QUALITY PROTEIN: dynactin subunit 6-like (The sequence of the model RefSeq protein was modified relative to this genomic sequence to represent the inferred CDS: substituted 1 base at 1 genomic stop codon), translating into MVEKAQKSVKIAPEEVVYVESEIWGDVTVRSRTAIHSKAQIIAEAKPIVTGEGNLTEEQVLIINAHPDNITPNAKDPXLKPMIIGTNNVFEIGYYSQAMKMGDSNVIVSKAYVNRNVILTSGCIIAVCCNLNMFEVIPENRVINGADCLCGVQTEQSQPQILQLDFLIKILPNYHHLKKTMKGSSTPVMCEDNSEIPPKDLVDKPVQELKGYDMTQQRLGTILPRILRIISTTPGPPKHKAVAFIMGNDDALNLTACKIRVCVSYNLPGRMRRKVWPRHSQVQLKGPRGRDLGRGHNAGTDLRVERHFQPGRHLRRRRRRRRRRRRRRQPRPQQQQQQQQQRAAGAGGL